From the genome of Nitrospirota bacterium:
GCCGCCTCTTCCCGAAATTTGATCTTGCCCTCCGTGAGCGCAACTTTTGCCTTCTCCACATCGTTCACCAACAAGCGCAGGTGCCCGTGGCCTGTGACCTCAGGGGCCGAGAAGGCCTTGATGTTCACCCCTGCCGCGCCGAGCACCGACGCCACATGGGCCAGGGTGCCCGGTTTGCTTTCCTCGCTGATCACCAATTGCGTTATCGCCGGCATAATGTTCGCTCCGTGTTAAACAGGTCGTTTTTCTTCACGCTTCACGCTTCACGCTTCTTTATACCCATAGAGCCACCGGGCTGTGGCCCCGCCCACGTTGCGCACCGAATGGGTGACGTGGGCCGGAATGAAGACTTCCTCTCCAATGTGTGGGCGGAACGTCGCGCCTTGCATCTCCAGCTCCAACTCCCCTTCCAACACTATCACCAACTCGTCCGTGTCGTGCACATAGTCTTCCCACACTTGCCCCGGCTGGTCAACCCAGAGGCCGCAGGAGAAGCCGCGGGAGCGCCAGTCCTGCTCGATCTGCCTACGATCTGCACCCATCTGCTCCATCTTCCGTTCACAAGGGATTGTCGCAGCAACACCTTCTTTCATTTTTTCGGTCTCTGTGGGGCAATTTTAACGGCAATCTTCATAGAAGAACTGCGGCCGATAAAGCACAAAGGGGATGCGGCGAGTGGCCTGCATCCCCTCCATGACTGACACAAGCGCCACTGGCGCTTAGCACGGCTTGCCTAGGACTGAGGGCATCTCCATCGTCGACGGATGATCCTGGTGCGTGCCCTCATGGAGCGGCCGGCCCGATTTATGTCCCGGTCCTGCACCTGCCCTGACGCCCGCTCCATCCAGACCGTATCGCAGGCCCGTCGCAATCTGATCGCCCGGTGGCGCGCCATGAGTTCCCTCCTGTTCAACCCTGAATCAGGGCCCTTTACGCCAACTGGAACGTCTCATTCAAAAACGCATATTCATAGATGCCGTTCAGGTCCACGCCGGCCATGACCGCCAGCTGCCGCACTTTCGACCGATAGCCCTTCGGCACGACCAGGTAAAACGGCACGCTCTTGTCGGCCAGCGTCTGCCACCGCTTGTACCGGTCCAGCTTGGTCAGCGAATCCTCGGTTTCGACCTCGGCGATCCACTCGACCTGGTTGCCGCTCGGGGTAAATTGCCAGCCGAGCACATCCGGCTCGTCGGTTTCCGAACCGGGGTTGATCGTGACCTTGCACTGGAACGACTTGGCCCAGCGCTGCGCCACCAGACTGACGACCTGGTCGTGGAGCGACGCGATCCTGATCTCCTGAATGATCGTATCCATTGTCACTCACCTCCTCGCTGCGGACATCGGCGCGCCGTGGTGCTCAGGCCCGCGACGCGGCCGCACCGATGCCCAACACCGTCTGCACCGTGCTCAACAGGCTGTCCGGCAGAAACGGCTTCCGGATACAGACCGCGCCCAAGGTCTGCACGCCATACCGGAGCATGGTCTCATCCGCATAGCCGGTCATAAGGAGCACCTTGGTCTCCTTCCGAGCGGCTTTCACGACTTCGGCAAGCTGGCAGCCGTTCATCGCCGGCATCTGCACATCCGTCAGCAACAGATGGATCGGCCCCCGATGCCGTTCACACTGTCGCAACGCTTCGCCCGGACCAGCCGCCTCCAGCACCAGATACCCGGCTTCTTTGAGCATGTCCAGCACCAAGCTCCGCACCAGGGGGTCATCATCCACCAGCAGTACCGTTGCCGATTCGGCACCCGCAGCCGACGAGCCACACTGCTTCCGGTCACTCTCAAGAGCGGCGCTTTTGATTTTTTGACGCACCTGTCGCTCCCTGACTCCTGATCTTCCTTACGAGCAGCCGCTCGTCGCGCCGCAGTTCATGCACTTGAGACAGGTCCCGTTGCGCACCAACGTAAACTCCTTGCAGTTTTGACAGGGATCGCCTTCGTAACCTTTCAAGCGCGCCAGCTCGACGGTCGTATAGGTCAGCGTTTCGCGTTTCAGCTCCAGCTTATGCGCCACCGCGCCGTTGCCGCCGTTTTCGCCGTTGCCGTGTCCGTTGCTGCCGTTGCCGTTCCTGCGCCTGGCCGGAAAGACCTCCGGGCTGATCGAGGAGGAGGCGAGGGCTTGCGGGTCCGCTTCTTCGCTGTCCTTGCACTCAGGGTCTTGCTCGTCCTTCTTCACCGAATCCATGCGCAGATCTTCCGGTACCACTTGCGCCAAGTCGTGGCGGCCCAGGTAGGTGATGGCCAACTCGCGGAAGATGTAGTCGATGATCGAGGTGGACATCTTGATCCGGTCGTTCAGCTTGACCGGACCGTTGGGCTCGAACCGGGTGAACACGAAGGCCTCGACGAACTCCTCCAGCGGCACCCCGTGCTGGAGTCCCAGCGAAATGGCGATCGCGAAGCAGTTCATCAGGCTGCGGAAGGCCGCCCCTTCCTTGTGCATGTCCAGGAAGATCTCGCCCACGGTCCCGTCGCTGTATTCGCCGGTCCGCAGATAGATCTTGTGCCCGCCCACAATCGCCTTCTGCGTGTAGCCCAACCGCCGTTCCGGCATCCGCCGCCGCCTCGCCAGGTAGCGGACGAGCACCCGCTCGGTGATCTTTTCGGCGGTCGCCAGCACGTCCCCGCTGGCCGCCGCATCGGCCAGCTCGCCGGAATCCGAGGCCGAGTTGAGCGGCTGACTGAGCTTCGAGCCGTCCCGATAGAGGGCCACGGCCTTGACCATCGAATGCCAGGACAACAGATAGGAGGCCTTCACCTCCTCCACCGTCGCGTCCGCCGGCATGTTAATGGTCTTGCTGATCGCCCCGCTGATGAAAGGCTGCGCCGCCGCCATCATCCGGATATGGGCGTCTACGGCGATATACCGCTGGCCCGTGCGGCCGCACCGGTTGGCGCAGTCGAAGACCGGCAGGTGTTCCGGCAGCAGATGCGGCGCCCCCTCGACGGTCATGGTGCCGCAGCAATAGTCGTTGGCGACGACGATCTGCTCCTGGGTGAACCCGAGCGCCTTGAGCATGTTGAAGTTCGGCTCGTTGATCTGCGCGTCGGTCAGGCCCAGCTTTTCGCGGCAGAACTCCTCCCCCAGCGTCCACTTGTTGAACGCAAACTGGATCTCGAAGGCCTGGCCCAGGCCCGCTTCCAGCCGGTCCAGCGCCGCCCCGTCGAAGCCCTTGGCTTGCAGGCTCTCATGGTTGATGAACGGCGCCCCCTTGAGCGTCCTGCGGCCGGTGCAGAAGGTGACGATCTCCTGGACCTGCGCCTCGTTGTACCCGAGGGTGACCAGCGCCGGCGGGATGCTTTGGTTGATGATCTTGAAGTAACCGCCGCCGGCCAGCTTCTTGAATTTCACGAGTGCAAAGTCCGGCTCGATCCCGGTGGTGTCGCAGTCCATGACGAGGCCGATCGTGCCGGTGGGGGCAATGCACGTCACCTGCGCGTTGCGGAACCCATACGCCGTGCCCAGTTCCAGCGCCTTGTCCCAGGCCCGCCGCGCTCCGATCAACAGATCCGGCGGGCAATATTCCGGCTGAATGCCCTGCGGCTTGATCGTCAGCCCTTCGTACTCCTCCGGCGCCGCATGGTAGGCGGCCCGCCGGTGGTTGCGGATGACCCGGAGCATGGGTTCGCGGTTCCGCGCATACCCGTCGAAGGGGCCCAGCTCGGCCGCCATCTCCGCCGAAGCCGCATAGGACTCGCCGGTCAGGATCGCCGTCAGCGCCCCGCAAATCGCCAGGGCTTTCGGGGAATCGTAGGGAATCCCCTGCCGCATGAGCACCGTGCCCAGGTTGGCATAGCCCAGCCCCAGCGTGCGGTAGATGAAGCTCTTTTCGGCAATGGCCTTGCTCGGGAACGAGGCCATCAGCACGCTGATTTCCAAGGCGATGGTCCAGAGCCGCACGGCATGGCGGAAATCATCCAGCCGCAACTGGCCGTCGGCTTCGTAGAATTCGCTCAGGTTCAGCGAGGCCAGGTTGCAGGCCGTGTCGTCCAGGAACATATATTCGCTGCAAGGGTTGGACGCATTGATGCGCCCGTCCTCCGGGCAGGTATGCCATTCGTTGATCGTCGTGTCGTACTGCGTGCCGGGATCGGCGCAGATCCAGGCGGCCCAGGCGATCTTGTCCCAGAGCTCGCGGGCCTTGATGGTCTTGGTGACCTTGCCGTCCGTGCGGCGCTTGAGCGCCCAGTCCCCGTCCTGCTCCAGGGCCTCGAAGAACCCGTTGGGAAT
Proteins encoded in this window:
- a CDS encoding ACT domain-containing protein, whose product is MPAITQLVISEESKPGTLAHVASVLGAAGVNIKAFSAPEVTGHGHLRLLVNDVEKAKVALTEGKIKFREEAALVLSLENKPGALSEVAELLKQAKINIECAYLTPSREGKRAIVVLTVSDQQKALAMLRDKSLDEI
- a CDS encoding cupin domain-containing protein: MGADRRQIEQDWRSRGFSCGLWVDQPGQVWEDYVHDTDELVIVLEGELELEMQGATFRPHIGEEVFIPAHVTHSVRNVGGATARWLYGYKEA
- a CDS encoding response regulator encodes the protein MRQKIKSAALESDRKQCGSSAAGAESATVLLVDDDPLVRSLVLDMLKEAGYLVLEAAGPGEALRQCERHRGPIHLLLTDVQMPAMNGCQLAEVVKAARKETKVLLMTGYADETMLRYGVQTLGAVCIRKPFLPDSLLSTVQTVLGIGAAASRA
- a CDS encoding vitamin B12-dependent ribonucleotide reductase — protein: MRIERRFTQRGQSPYQDMPFAKRSSEIKNPDGSTVFKLDNIDVPEKWTQLAVDILAQKYFRKAGVPQVGPDGKPLLTQESTPVLGGERDARQVFHRLAGCWTYWGKSYGYFTKDEDASSFYDEMCYMLARQMAAPNSPQWFNTGLHYAYGLSGPSQGHYYVDPKSKEMVKATNAFEHPQPHACFIQAVDDDLVNEGGIMDLWTREARLFKYGSGTGTNFSKLRGDNEPLSGGGRSSGLMSFLRIGDRAAGAIKSGGTTRRAAKMVCLDLDHPDIEEFVDWKVVEEQKVAAMVTGSKICAQRLNEVLRACHVQDGNGTMKVEIDPAKNEALKRAIKAARQSAVSEAYLQRMFSYAQEGFTHFVFHEYDTNWDGKAYQTVSGQNSNNSVRIPNGFFEALEQDGDWALKRRTDGKVTKTIKARELWDKIAWAAWICADPGTQYDTTINEWHTCPEDGRINASNPCSEYMFLDDTACNLASLNLSEFYEADGQLRLDDFRHAVRLWTIALEISVLMASFPSKAIAEKSFIYRTLGLGYANLGTVLMRQGIPYDSPKALAICGALTAILTGESYAASAEMAAELGPFDGYARNREPMLRVIRNHRRAAYHAAPEEYEGLTIKPQGIQPEYCPPDLLIGARRAWDKALELGTAYGFRNAQVTCIAPTGTIGLVMDCDTTGIEPDFALVKFKKLAGGGYFKIINQSIPPALVTLGYNEAQVQEIVTFCTGRRTLKGAPFINHESLQAKGFDGAALDRLEAGLGQAFEIQFAFNKWTLGEEFCREKLGLTDAQINEPNFNMLKALGFTQEQIVVANDYCCGTMTVEGAPHLLPEHLPVFDCANRCGRTGQRYIAVDAHIRMMAAAQPFISGAISKTINMPADATVEEVKASYLLSWHSMVKAVALYRDGSKLSQPLNSASDSGELADAAASGDVLATAEKITERVLVRYLARRRRMPERRLGYTQKAIVGGHKIYLRTGEYSDGTVGEIFLDMHKEGAAFRSLMNCFAIAISLGLQHGVPLEEFVEAFVFTRFEPNGPVKLNDRIKMSTSIIDYIFRELAITYLGRHDLAQVVPEDLRMDSVKKDEQDPECKDSEEADPQALASSSISPEVFPARRRNGNGSNGHGNGENGGNGAVAHKLELKRETLTYTTVELARLKGYEGDPCQNCKEFTLVRNGTCLKCMNCGATSGCS